The Ziziphus jujuba cultivar Dongzao chromosome 1, ASM3175591v1 genome segment tatttcaagagagtaatagaattcttttatttttcttctcatatttcttctctaaagtggtcagagaaccacaacaattaAGCCTAATATGGCAACTAACATTGGTTCCAACAATGTTTCTGGAAAGTTCAACTCTACAATTTCCACTGTATTATAGCTACATGTTTTTCATTCCAACTAAAAAACAGAACTTAACCAAGTCACATAAGTTGCattctaataaaaaacaaatacaacatTCAATGTGCTCTTTGCTGCTATAGCATTAaggtaaatcaattttaaacaataaatctCAAACAAATATTGTGATGCTATGTAAAGATCAAGCTAATATTACACAATAATAGTTACACATACCATTGCCATTGCTTAACTTATTATATCATCGCCTCAAGGGCTCATCCCTATACTTATTGCTCTGTCACTAATATGAATTGCCCAAAAACCTTAAATATTACAACAAAATGAGTCACTAAAAGAATACCTAATATAAGGTATTTGAAATAAGAACAAACCtcaaaacaataacaacaaagCTTTCTActattagttttatatatatttatatatttcctcACCATATAAAGCTTTCTACTTGAAAAAGGCTAGCAAACTACGAAGTTGGCAAAATATGATAACATATATGCAAAAATAATACACTTTGATGCTCACTGGAAACTCAACATAAAGAACAAGAatctaacaaaagaaaaatcctATTCTCAAGCAACAGGCAAAAGAGAAATAGGGATTAGTCAATGTCTTCTCACACCATTCAACATATGAACTATAATAGACACATTCAAAAGAGTGAAAACATCTTCATTGGACCTGCAGATAAGAAAACAATGATTGTTCATTTGAACAGTAATCCTATAAAATCAGATTCAATGTTCTGTTGGATCTAGAGAAGCAACAACCACCACCCACTTAGCAATAACAGCGAAGCCAAGGTATGCTACCGCATAAAGCTTCATTAATTCATTTGAAATAAACAGTTACGAAATATATTTTCTGATTTGCAGAGCCGCTGCACTTGCAgtgataattttgataatctGACTTTATATTTTGGACCACATACGAGAAGACTAAGATACATTacacttattaaaaaaatcctCAAGAAAAAGCTCAACAAACAAAGCATATGTAATGCAAACTCTTAAACAAGGTTACACATTAAGTTATTAAAGCATGTTCATCAGCAAAAATTACAACGCCCATAACATTTCAAAACAGGATTAGCAAATCCACAATATGCCTACAACATCTAGTAACagaggtgttttttttttttttttgtgggctACCACATGTTTCTTGTTCGTCAGACAACAGTTTCAATCTACAACATCCACACGATGCAACAtacaaataacaaattaacacacaATACAAATTCTACAACCTCACAACAGTGgaagatgctttttttttttaattttttaatttttacttttttttcttttttcgataTAACACCCAATTATAACAAACCATGCAACCATCAGCTCATCATGTCAACTATCAACATTGCAACCTAAGCagtaagaagaagaggaagaggataGCACAGTTCATCTCGGAGCAATGGCTTCCACGGTCTGCATTCCCATCCGCTTAAAACCCATCATAGATGCGACCCTAATCAAAGAGCATTACCACGGGAACAGAATCTGAATTTTCTCTGGACctaaaaaatatgaattcaTTACTTGCAAGTACCCATATTTAGAGGAAAATACAGAGAGATGATTGTTAGAGAAGTGCATTGAATTCACatattccaaaataaaaaattgagagaGGGTCACTTATAGATGTAGTGTTTAAATGATCCAAGctctatctttttatttatttatttattactttttacaACAAATGTACCTTTACTAGTTTGAAGAATACTATCGTTTCCGCCACGAAAAGTGACCATCATGcatatttgctttcacattcTCTACGCTTTGCGGAGTACCAAATCGGACAATGGAAGTCTTCGTTGGGctcaattggaaaaagaaagtcTTCATTTTTCTGCACCCATTAACTTCTATTGATTGTATGAATGGCCATTCAAAAGTAGCTTTGCCTTGCGAGAAACTTGTGAGCTTTGGCAGGATCTCGAGTGTCAAAGTTACTAATAGAGGAAGCACCGTCTTACCTTTTGTTTCTTTACTCTCACCCTCTTCTGCTTTTGTGATTATTTCTTCCATCACGCCGCACTTTCTTACAGATAAATTTTGAAGCTTCACTAGCCCTGTGGCCATGGAAGTAGAGAGTAGATTTCTCAAGCCATTACATTCAGAAATATTAATAGATGTAAGATTCTGAAAGCTCGGTTCTGAATCCATACTCTCAGCTGGTTCAAAAACACTTTGAAGCAAATTACAATCACTCACTGTCAACTTCTCTAGATTTTGCAATCTATTTTGCATATAGGATGGAAGCAAAAGAAATAGAGCGGTACAATTAGATATGTTTAGGTGTTTTAGCTGACAGAAGGAGTAGGGTAGAAGTTGGCTACTCCATATATGTTCCCTGTGCTTCATTTCACGAAGTTCCAGGGTCTCCAAGACTGGAAAATCAACCTGCATGCCcaagcattttaaaatttataatcaatcagcatggattatatatatcccaaaaacaagaacaagtttactcctttcttcttcttcttcttcattttttttttttaatgaaaaaattatggaGGAAAAATTGCAATTTAAATGGCAATGGCTAAAGAATTAGGAACTTCACGTGCAGGAGGAGAGGGTAccttttcattgaaaatattgTTGGATAGAACTGCTGGGACAAATTCATTCATACTTGGACAGCAGAGCACCAAAGTTGTCAGTGATGGCCATTCAACTGTACAAGGAACAGAGCAAAAAGTTTCAACGCAAGGTAACCGATCAAGATGCATAGTAGATGCTCGACGAAAAACAATCTTCTCGTATGTTTCTCCAGCATCATTTTGACCATGGCCCTCATTTGTGGCAACAACTTCTTCCATCCCATCGCAGTCGTTTATATAAATGGATTCCAGTTTCCCTAGAAGTTGAGCTATGGAGAAGGGGAAAACATTCTTCAAACTCCTACAGCGCACAACTTGGAGCAATTTTAGGTTCTGAAATGCCAGAATCTTTGGAGGTGCCTTCCACACGTATTCCAACATGGGTAGATCAGTCAACTCCATTTTTTCTAAGGAAGAGAATTTCACTGCAGAGGCATGCTTTTCTTTCATGTGCAGACcttcaatttcaaataattttatcaacttGCCACATTGCCTTACTTCAAGTTGTTCCAGATTTTGCACTTTTTGCACCAATTCGGATGAGAAAACAATTGAAAGGTTATCACATCCCTCCAccaccaaaaattttaattgaggaCATATATTAACCTGAACAATTTGGTTATAATTACGTTAGTAAAGACCCTCTCAAAGTACAGTAAAACACAAGACAACATAGgtttaacaattttcttttagaacatcatttgaattttaatgtGCAGATATCCGATATTATATGTATGGGACAACATGCTCTGTTTTGTCAGCTCTGCATATCATCGAacatcttttaattatttttcgttttcaagaaaataatattattgcaatttcactttctttttttttttttttggttttccccaaaaaaaaaaaaaaaaagaaaagaaaaaaaagaagataaatttgACCTAAGTTGAACGTgtacttttatattaaatactaaCATTTTACTCCCCTCAATTATACTACCTTTTGAATTTTGCCACCGAAAACTCAGAACACCTGATATTGCACCTtaactattatttttctaacaatttAGTCCAACTAATCATGCAATTTTCCCTtactaaatttgaaaaaaaaaaaaaattttgcataccagaaatcaaaaaaatatatataaacatataacaaAATAGGTTGTAAGCGGAATTACATAAGTTGTATATgtctatttttatcaaattcatttatcaaaatGCATCATGATAACAATTTAGAGGCAATGTGAGGAATTTTGCATTATAGGAGGCAAAGTTAAAACATAGCATAGTTTGAAGTGGATAAAATGTAGTTATCCCTATTCTATAGGCACGTAAAGAGGAAATGTACCTttgaatcaaataaatattgctCGGCAGCATTAGAGCTACTTTCTAGAACCatattttttgggaaaagaCTGGTAAGCTCTGGTAGTTGTTCAAGCTTCAGGGTGATCAATACATGAAAATTAATCCTACGGACTGCATTACTTATTCCCATAAGACTTCGTAGTCTTCTCAGATTCAAGCGTATCAAAAATGGGAATTtgatgtcacatgcttcatccAAACCTTGAAACGTAACAACCTCTTTAATCTTTGGGCAATCTTGTATATCTAGCTCTTCAAGCTGGCCCAGATTGTTGATGGTTGAGAATAGAAAGAGAGATTCCAAGCTATGACAACTTTTAATTATAACACGTCTTAGGTTTCTGAGAAATTCAGACTGCCTCGGTGCTATCCACAAATGTGTCAATACAGGTAAGTTCGTTAAGAATAATTGTCTTAATTCTTCAAATGATCGGCTTGGAAGTTCACCGTGACAAATTGCTTTCAGCCTATCGTGGCCATCGATGTTCAACAACTCAAGCATAGGAAAAGCAACAGTTGGAGCTGACTCTAATGTCACGTCACTGAGATATTTAAGTCCATAACAGTGACGGAGGGTCAGAGACTTCACATTCACAAACCATATCTCATTTAAGTCCCCAAATCTTACCTCTTCTAAGTATACAATTCTAGCTTTCTTTAACAACACATTAACTCCATTGCCAGCGACAACATCGTTTCTACCATTAAGTACTAAGGTATTCCCACTATAATAATTTCCATCACTCCAATACTCTTCTTCACTTGCTTCTTGCGTAAAGTAAAATCGGTCAAGCTTTTCAAAAAATATGGTATATTGTAAAATCTCTAGACTTGGAGGAAAAAAAGCTTCTAAGGTTGtcaaatttttcaagaaaacaaGCTCTGAAAAGCACATCAAGTATTCTTGTACTTCACGTTCGAAGTCAGCATATCGCTGTTTCTGATAGAGAAGTATCCGTTCGAAGTTACCCATCATGTACAGTTCTTCTAGCTTTACTAGCCTCGATAGGACACCCTGTCCAATTTTATAGAGACAGCATCCCGTCAAATTTAGCGACCTTAGATTGGACAAATTTCCAATCTCACTTGGTAATTCCCTCGAAAATTGACTTTCATAGATTGTGGACCCACGCAAGCTCAGTATCATTAGTGTCTGCATTTGTCCAATCAttgatatatttgaaatttcgcAATGCTCTAGACACAGTGTTTGTAGATGTTTCATCTGTGGAAGTGATGACAATATTGACCTCCCCAAATGTGTCATCTTCAAGTCTAACACCTTGAGTCCTTCCATTCCATCAAACATAGTCCCCAGTAGTTCCGTAGTATTAAAATCAGTGCCTGAAACCAACAAAAGCTCAGTTTGTGCACCTTTCATTAGTACAGTGGAAGTGTATTCATATTCCAAACCACTCTCGGGCCAATCCTCTTGTTTCAACCTCTGTCTAACAACAAATCCATTTTCATTATTAGAAGCTATAAATAATCCGGCATCACGTACCACGTCATGCATTTTAACACACCCTTCCTTGTCGCTATCTAATAATAAGTAACAAGTTTTGAGTATGTCAATTGACGCTAGTACACTGTTCCTTCCCTCCACGATTAAATCAAAGTCTTTGAATAGCCCAAGCCCAAGCCTGTGTCGCAGAAAATCTTCAATGGCTATATTACTGCTTTCCGGATATAGGCAACAAAGCAAAAAACATAACTTGGCTTCTTTGCTCTCTAAAGAATCGTAACTGAGCTTAATTTTACCATATACATCCTTTTCCATTCCTGAAATGTGATctggattggcctttcttagTTCTGTAAGTGCATTGCTCCATATTTCTTTGCTTTTATACTGTAGGGCCCTACCGACGGTTGAGATAGCAATTGGCAAGCCACCACATTCACCCAGGACTTGTTCAGCTATTGGGCGCAAGTGAGGAGATTCAATGGAACTGCCTGCCGCCTCCTTGAACAAACTCCAGGCTTCTGATTCTAGCAAACCAGCAATTTCGAGTCTCTTTTTTGTCTTAATCTCATTGAAGATATCTTGGTTTCGGGACGCTACCAAAAGTTTGCAGCCCGTTTGGTGCCTGGGAGATGGAATTCCAACTTCCTTCAAATCTAGTCTGGTCCAAACATTGTCTAATACCACAAGAACCCTTTTAGGAACAGATAATCTTTCATATAGCTTTTGTGCTCTTGCAGTTGAACtcgataaattatatatatctaaaccAAGATAGTCTGCCATGTCACTTTGAATGTCCTTTATGTTCGCATCTCGGGTAACATCCACCATCACAATCTCATCAAATAGACCCTGTTCTTTTGCTTTATCGCGAATCTGTGTCACCATTGTTGTCTTTCCTACACCGCCCAACCCACATATTAAAATCGGATTGATCCGATCATCCTTTAAATCGTCCATGACTTGTCTAACTATTGAATTTCTTGATTCAAAATCAAGAATGGGCCCTCCAATATTGGATGTTGAAACCGATATCAATTTGAAACTTCTTTGCTTTCTTATCTCCCTGAACGTATTTGGGTTTCGTGACATTAATATAATCTTGCAACCATTGCCGACCCCAACATGTGAAATTCCTACTGCCTCCAAATTGAATGTTTGCCAAATGTCAACCAATATTATAAGGAACCTCTTAGAAGCCTTGGTCATTCTATCACTCAGCAGCTTCGCTCGCTCTATCAAATTCTTATTTTCCATATCCAGTCCTAGCAAATTCGCAATTTCACCTTGTATACATTCCAAGTTTGGATTTGGAGATACAACTGCCGTAGCAACATCTTCAAATAGATGGTCCACTCTTCGCTTGAATTCCTTCAGAGTCACAGCCTCTTCCCCTCCGACAAGCCCGGAAATGCCAATGATTTTGACCCTCTCATCTTCAAGAGCCTCTAAGACCTCTTTTGTGAATggtaatttatattcaaaacctTCAGAAAGTCCCATGGGTACTAATGGACGAGCAGGGTAACATGTTGCAGAGGAAGTGCTACCCATTTCCAGCTCGCTTACAGCCTGAGTAGAATGGAATATCATATTCGAGTGAAGAGCAGGGTTGGATTTTACATCTTCAATAAGGAATTCACTCTCAGCTGCCCGATCGGAAAAAGGTGATACCCCTGGGGGACGAGGAGGGTAGGATACCTTCTGGAAAGTCCCCTCTTCAAGTAGCTTATCAACGTTCACTGTCATTTTCTTAGCTTTCTTACCCAAGGAATAGCGTGACTTTAAATTTGGACACCACCCTCTAAGGCACCTATTTGCCTCTGCTAATCTTTCATTTCCAAAGCAGGTTTCTGTTTCCTGAATGGTCTCATCCACATCCCGCAACCATCTCTCAACTTCAGGAGCAATGGGCTCTAAATTCCTCCTTGCTGCCTCCGCCGCTCGTCTCACGCTGTCTCTTTTGTCACGAAGCCTCTCAACTTGCTTGGTTAGATGCTCAACTTCTCTCTTATAGCGAGTCACATAATTAAGCTGTTGGCAACTTGCTTTCACGGTGTCCACTGTTGTTTTTGCAAAAACCGAACTACAAATATccatttctctttttcctttatatatatatatatatatatatattttttttttttaatttctggaGACTTATGCAACAAACGAAGAAAATCCCAGTACAAGTTAACAAATAAAGAACAAAAGAtcaattattctatatatatatattcagaaaACTTACTGATGCAACAAACTTAGAAAATCCTTACTACAATGCTAACAAGTAAAGAGCAGAAGATCAATTtccgttttctttttttttttttttttcctttttttttttgggtggccaCTAAGGGATgcaaaagatgaagaaaattcTGGTAAAAgctgaagaaataaaaaaccttGATTACTTTTTGTCAGAAAAGATAGAATGGAAATCTTGATAACTTGTTTCTCTCCTTGAGAAAAATCACTAGTGCTGCCTCGCACCCAGCTCACGCGGTTTTTGGCCATGTGGATA includes the following:
- the LOC107426585 gene encoding uncharacterized protein LOC107426585, encoding MDICSSVFAKTTVDTVKASCQQLNYVTRYKREVEHLTKQVERLRDKRDSVRRAAEAARRNLEPIAPEVERWLRDVDETIQETETCFGNERLAEANRCLRGWCPNLKSRYSLGKKAKKMTVNVDKLLEEGTFQKVSYPPRPPGVSPFSDRAAESEFLIEDVKSNPALHSNMIFHSTQAVSELEMGSTSSATCYPARPLVPMGLSEGFEYKLPFTKEVLEALEDERVKIIGISGLVGGEEAVTLKEFKRRVDHLFEDVATAVVSPNPNLECIQGEIANLLGLDMENKNLIERAKLLSDRMTKASKRFLIILVDIWQTFNLEAVGISHVGVGNGCKIILMSRNPNTFREIRKQRSFKLISVSTSNIGGPILDFESRNSIVRQVMDDLKDDRINPILICGLGGVGKTTMVTQIRDKAKEQGLFDEIVMVDVTRDANIKDIQSDMADYLGLDIYNLSSSTARAQKLYERLSVPKRVLVVLDNVWTRLDLKEVGIPSPRHQTGCKLLVASRNQDIFNEIKTKKRLEIAGLLESEAWSLFKEAAGSSIESPHLRPIAEQVLGECGGLPIAISTVGRALQYKSKEIWSNALTELRKANPDHISGMEKDVYGKIKLSYDSLESKEAKLCFLLCCLYPESSNIAIEDFLRHRLGLGLFKDFDLIVEGRNSVLASIDILKTCYLLLDSDKEGCVKMHDVVRDAGLFIASNNENGFVVRQRLKQEDWPESGLEYEYTSTVLMKGAQTELLLVSGTDFNTTELLGTMFDGMEGLKVLDLKMTHLGRSILSSLPQMKHLQTLCLEHCEISNISMIGQMQTLMILSLRGSTIYESQFSRELPSEIGNLSNLRSLNLTGCCLYKIGQGVLSRLVKLEELYMMGNFERILLYQKQRYADFEREVQEYLMCFSELVFLKNLTTLEAFFPPSLEILQYTIFFEKLDRFYFTQEASEEEYWSDGNYYSGNTLVLNGRNDVVAGNGVNVLLKKARIVYLEEVRFGDLNEIWFVNVKSLTLRHCYGLKYLSDVTLESAPTVAFPMLELLNIDGHDRLKAICHGELPSRSFEELRQLFLTNLPVLTHLWIAPRQSEFLRNLRRVIIKSCHSLESLFLFSTINNLGQLEELDIQDCPKIKEVVTFQGLDEACDIKFPFLIRLNLRRLRSLMGISNAVRRINFHVLITLKLEQLPELTSLFPKNMVLESSSNAAEQYLFDSKVNICPQLKFLVVEGCDNLSIVFSSELVQKVQNLEQLEVRQCGKLIKLFEIEGLHMKEKHASAVKFSSLEKMELTDLPMLEYVWKAPPKILAFQNLKLLQVVRCRSLKNVFPFSIAQLLGKLESIYINDCDGMEEVVATNEGHGQNDAGETYEKIVFRRASTMHLDRLPCVETFCSVPCTVEWPSLTTLVLCCPSMNEFVPAVLSNNIFNEKVDFPVLETLELREMKHREHIWSSQLLPYSFCQLKHLNISNCTALFLLLPSYMQNRLQNLEKLTVSDCNLLQSVFEPAESMDSEPSFQNLTSINISECNGLRNLLSTSMATGLVKLQNLSVRKCGVMEEIITKAEEGESKETKGKTVLPLLVTLTLEILPKLTSFSQGKATFEWPFIQSIEVNGCRKMKTFFFQLSPTKTSIVRFGTPQSVENVKANMHDGHFSWRKR